In one window of Corynebacterium incognita DNA:
- the lpdA gene encoding dihydrolipoyl dehydrogenase → MTNEHFDLVVLGAGPGGYVAAIRAAQLGQKVAVVEKQYWGGVCLNVGCIPSKALLKNAEVAHIFNHEAKTFGISGDVSFDFGAAHKRSRQVSAGIVKGVHYLMKKNKITEINGLGSFKDAKTIEIADGDDKGKVLSFDNCIIATGSVVRSLPGVEIGGNIVSFEEQILKEDAPESMVIVGAGAIGMEFAYVLANYGVDVTIVEFMDRVLPNEDKDVSKEIAKQYKKLGVKLLTGYKTTAIKDNGDNVTVEVESKDGSKTDTLTVDRCMVSIGFAPRTEGFGLENTGVELTERGAIAIDDRMRTNVDGIYAIGDVTAKLQLAHVAEAQGVVAAETIAGAETQELGDYMMMPRATFCNPQVASFGYTEEQAKEKFPDREIKVATFPFSANGKAAGLAETAGFVKLVADGEFGELLGGHMVGANVSELLPELTLAQRFDLTAGEIGRNVHTHPTLSEAMKEAAEGIEGHMINL, encoded by the coding sequence GTGACTAATGAACATTTTGATCTCGTAGTACTCGGCGCTGGCCCTGGTGGCTATGTCGCCGCCATCCGCGCAGCACAGCTCGGCCAGAAGGTAGCCGTTGTGGAGAAGCAGTACTGGGGCGGCGTCTGCCTCAACGTTGGCTGCATTCCTTCCAAGGCACTGCTGAAGAACGCCGAGGTTGCCCACATCTTTAACCACGAAGCCAAGACTTTCGGCATCTCCGGTGACGTGTCCTTCGATTTTGGCGCTGCGCACAAGCGCTCCCGCCAGGTGTCCGCAGGCATCGTCAAGGGCGTTCACTACCTGATGAAGAAGAACAAGATTACGGAAATCAACGGCCTCGGCTCCTTCAAGGACGCCAAGACCATTGAGATCGCCGATGGCGATGACAAGGGCAAGGTGTTGTCCTTTGATAACTGCATCATCGCCACCGGCTCCGTAGTGCGCTCCCTGCCGGGCGTCGAAATCGGCGGCAACATCGTCTCCTTCGAGGAGCAGATCCTCAAGGAGGATGCTCCAGAGTCCATGGTTATCGTCGGCGCTGGCGCTATCGGCATGGAGTTCGCCTACGTCCTGGCTAACTACGGGGTGGACGTCACTATCGTGGAGTTCATGGACCGCGTCCTTCCGAACGAGGATAAGGACGTGTCCAAGGAAATCGCCAAGCAGTACAAGAAGCTCGGCGTTAAGCTGCTTACCGGTTACAAGACCACCGCCATCAAGGACAACGGCGACAACGTCACCGTTGAGGTCGAGTCCAAGGACGGCTCCAAGACCGACACCCTGACCGTGGATCGCTGCATGGTGTCCATCGGCTTCGCTCCGCGTACTGAGGGCTTTGGTCTGGAGAACACCGGCGTGGAGCTCACTGAGCGTGGCGCTATTGCTATCGACGACCGCATGCGCACCAACGTCGATGGCATCTACGCTATCGGCGACGTCACCGCCAAACTGCAGCTGGCGCACGTGGCCGAGGCACAGGGTGTCGTTGCTGCGGAGACCATCGCGGGCGCCGAGACCCAGGAGCTGGGCGACTACATGATGATGCCCCGCGCGACCTTCTGCAACCCGCAGGTCGCCTCCTTCGGCTACACCGAGGAGCAGGCCAAGGAGAAGTTCCCGGATCGCGAGATCAAGGTGGCGACCTTCCCGTTCTCCGCGAACGGTAAGGCGGCTGGTCTGGCCGAGACCGCGGGCTTCGTCAAGCTCGTGGCCGACGGCGAGTTCGGCGAGCTGCTCGGCGGTCACATGGTGGGCGCCAACGTCTCCGAGCTGCTGCCGGAGCTGACCCTGGCGCAGCGCTTCGACCTCACCGCTGGTGAGATTGGCCGTAACGTGCACACGCACCCGACCCTGTCCGAGGCGATGAAGGAAGCCGCCGAAGGCATTGAAGGTCACATGATTAACCTTTAG
- the ramB gene encoding acetate metabolism transcriptional regulator RamB, giving the protein MGKTYVGSRLRQLRRERDLSQASLATTLGLSASYVNQIEHDVRPLTVPVLMRITEVFGVDATFFSRDDDSRLLAELQDVISDQELCPSPVELQELSELVYNHPTVARTLVDIHRRYRNVRDKLSLATDTRRIAPGAQALSMPHDEVRDFFYERQNYLDALDHHGEALSQELGVAQFGIRDTQRALAERLRDKHNVLILTTDQMDGTLHRFDQESGELHLASRLTEGQRAFRMAAELAMLEADEEITALTRDERFTSDASRNLARRGIASYFAAATVLPYDMIHSEAEQSGYDVEYLCHVFGVGYETVASRLSTLQRTNQRGIPFTFVRVDRAGNMSKRQSATGVHFSNSGGTCPLWNIYEAFSRPGIMTRQLAQMPDGRNYLWVARAVRHHRGRYGDTNKLFSIGLGCEARHADRTVYAEGLDLGDMSAATPIGAGCRICPRENCAQRAFPPINEDLDIDAHRSAVAPY; this is encoded by the coding sequence ATGGGTAAAACTTACGTAGGCTCCCGGCTGCGGCAGCTCCGACGCGAACGCGATCTCAGCCAGGCATCGCTGGCCACCACGTTGGGTCTTTCCGCTAGTTACGTCAACCAGATCGAGCACGACGTCCGGCCGCTGACCGTGCCGGTGCTCATGCGCATCACCGAGGTATTCGGCGTCGACGCCACGTTCTTTTCACGCGACGACGACTCCCGCCTGCTCGCCGAGCTCCAAGACGTCATCTCCGATCAGGAACTGTGCCCCTCCCCCGTTGAGCTCCAGGAACTCTCGGAGCTGGTGTACAACCACCCCACTGTGGCGCGCACCCTGGTGGACATTCATCGCCGCTACCGCAACGTGCGCGACAAGCTCTCGCTGGCCACGGACACCCGCCGCATCGCACCCGGCGCGCAGGCGCTGTCCATGCCCCACGACGAAGTGCGGGACTTCTTCTACGAACGGCAGAACTACCTTGATGCCCTCGACCACCACGGCGAAGCCCTGTCGCAGGAACTCGGCGTCGCACAGTTCGGCATCCGCGATACCCAGCGCGCGCTCGCCGAGCGCCTGCGCGACAAGCACAACGTGCTGATTCTCACCACCGATCAGATGGACGGCACCCTGCACCGTTTCGATCAGGAATCTGGAGAGCTACACCTAGCCTCCCGCCTCACGGAGGGCCAACGCGCCTTCCGCATGGCCGCGGAGCTCGCGATGTTGGAGGCCGACGAGGAGATCACCGCGCTCACCCGCGACGAACGCTTCACGTCGGATGCCTCACGTAACCTCGCGCGCCGCGGCATCGCCAGCTATTTCGCCGCCGCGACCGTGCTGCCCTACGACATGATCCACTCTGAGGCCGAGCAATCCGGCTACGACGTGGAGTACCTGTGCCATGTCTTCGGCGTCGGCTACGAAACGGTGGCTTCGCGCTTGTCGACGCTCCAGCGCACCAACCAGCGCGGCATCCCCTTCACCTTCGTTCGCGTGGACCGCGCCGGCAATATGTCCAAGCGGCAGTCCGCCACAGGCGTGCACTTTTCCAACTCCGGCGGCACCTGCCCGCTCTGGAATATTTACGAGGCGTTTAGCCGCCCCGGCATCATGACCCGGCAGCTGGCGCAGATGCCGGATGGCCGGAACTATTTGTGGGTAGCCCGCGCGGTGCGCCACCACCGCGGTCGCTACGGTGACACGAACAAGCTGTTTTCCATCGGGCTGGGTTGTGAGGCCCGCCATGCTGATCGCACGGTGTACGCCGAGGGCCTCGACCTGGGCGATATGTCCGCCGCGACTCCGATTGGTGCCGGCTGTCGCATTTGCCCGCGCGAGAATTGCGCGCAGCGTGCGTTCCCGCCGATTAACGAGGATCTGGACATCGACGCACACCGCTCCGCCGTCGCGCCGTACTAA
- a CDS encoding succinate dehydrogenase cytochrome b subunit: MTVKNPDREAIAHGRITDQPLRPKPSTPTWVLKLVMAVSGLLFAVFVLGHMAGNLKLYLPDHDGEPALDVYGEFLRSFGEPLLPHGAFLWAFRLVMLAALIGHVWGAIVLTGRAKQSRGKFARTNLMGGMDSFATRTMIVTGLVLLFFVVFHILDLTMGVAPAAPDAFVHGEVRANMLASFSRWPVTLFYVLAMLCLFMHLTHGIRLAAFDLGITGKKWRQVFLILAYAIPAIVVIGNIVMPLSILFGWVS, encoded by the coding sequence ATGACTGTAAAAAATCCAGACCGTGAGGCAATCGCTCACGGCCGTATTACCGATCAACCGCTTCGCCCGAAGCCATCCACGCCGACGTGGGTGCTCAAACTTGTAATGGCCGTCTCCGGCCTGCTGTTCGCAGTATTCGTTCTCGGCCACATGGCCGGCAACCTGAAGCTTTACCTGCCGGACCATGACGGCGAGCCCGCGCTCGACGTCTACGGCGAGTTCCTGCGTTCCTTCGGTGAGCCACTGCTCCCGCACGGCGCATTCCTGTGGGCCTTCCGCCTGGTCATGCTGGCCGCGCTGATTGGCCACGTCTGGGGTGCGATTGTGCTCACTGGTCGTGCCAAGCAGTCCCGCGGCAAGTTCGCCCGCACCAACCTGATGGGCGGCATGGACTCTTTCGCCACCCGCACGATGATCGTCACCGGCCTGGTGCTGCTGTTCTTCGTGGTGTTCCACATCCTGGACCTGACCATGGGCGTTGCCCCGGCCGCTCCGGACGCCTTCGTCCACGGTGAAGTGCGCGCGAACATGCTGGCGTCGTTTAGCCGCTGGCCTGTAACCCTGTTCTACGTCCTGGCCATGCTGTGCCTGTTTATGCACCTGACCCACGGCATCCGTCTCGCTGCCTTCGACCTCGGTATCACCGGTAAGAAGTGGCGCCAGGTATTCCTGATCCTGGCCTACGCTATCCCGGCCATCGTCGTCATCGGCAACATCGTGATGCCACTGTCCATCCTCTTCGGCTGGGTAAGCTAA
- a CDS encoding fumarate reductase/succinate dehydrogenase flavoprotein subunit, translated as MTNTETAFNHPQSVVEGVTAGAVLDSHEPKGVPMREMWDYQKDHMELVSPLNRRKFEVLVVGTGLSGGAAAAALGELGYNVKVFTYHDSPRRAHSIAAQGGVNASRARKMDNDGASRHTKDTVKGGDFRCRESDCWRLAVESVRVIDHMNAIGAPFAREYGGTLATRSFGGVQVSRTFYTRGQTGQQLQLSMTSALYRQIGLGNVELFSHHDLQDFITRVEDGKKVCDGIVTRNLITGELRAFTGHATILATGGYGNVYHMSTLAKNSNASAMMRAYDLGAFLASPSFIQFHPTGLPVNSEWQSKTILMSESLRNDGRIWSPIEPKDDRDPNSIPEEERDYFLERRYPAFGNLVPRDVASRAISQQINKGLGVGPLHNSVYLDFRDSIQHVGKETIEERYSNLFEMYEEAIGEDPYSAPMRIAPTCHFTMGGLWTDFNEMTSIEGLFAAGECSWTYHGANRLGANSLLSASVDGWFTLPFTVPNYLAGKLGQDKLAEDSAEAAAAVERAQARIDRLMSVRGNDPHGPEYYHRQLGDILYWGCGVSRNVEDLKVAIQKIRELRREFWANVRITGAADDMNQVLEYGLRVADYLDLGELMCVDAADRDESCGAHYREDHLSEDGEAERDDENWCFVSAWEPGAAEGEFIRHAEPLEFDSIPLMTRNYK; from the coding sequence ATGACTAACACTGAAACTGCTTTCAACCACCCGCAGTCCGTCGTCGAAGGTGTGACCGCCGGTGCAGTCCTTGACTCCCACGAGCCCAAGGGCGTTCCCATGCGTGAGATGTGGGACTACCAGAAGGACCACATGGAGCTGGTGTCCCCGCTGAACCGCCGCAAGTTCGAGGTTCTCGTTGTCGGCACCGGCCTGTCTGGTGGCGCCGCCGCGGCAGCTCTCGGCGAGCTCGGCTACAACGTCAAGGTATTCACCTACCATGACTCCCCACGCCGCGCGCACTCCATCGCCGCACAGGGTGGCGTCAACGCTTCCCGTGCCCGCAAGATGGACAACGACGGCGCGTCCCGCCACACCAAGGACACCGTCAAGGGCGGCGACTTCCGCTGCCGCGAGTCCGACTGCTGGCGCCTGGCCGTGGAATCCGTCCGCGTCATCGACCACATGAACGCTATCGGCGCCCCCTTCGCCCGCGAGTACGGCGGCACCCTGGCCACCCGTTCCTTCGGCGGCGTGCAGGTGTCCCGTACGTTCTACACCCGCGGCCAGACCGGCCAGCAGCTGCAGCTGTCCATGACCTCTGCGCTGTACCGCCAGATCGGCCTGGGTAACGTGGAGCTGTTCTCGCACCACGATCTGCAGGACTTCATCACTCGCGTGGAAGACGGCAAGAAGGTTTGCGACGGCATCGTGACCCGCAACCTGATCACCGGCGAACTGCGCGCCTTCACCGGCCACGCCACCATCCTGGCCACCGGTGGTTACGGCAACGTCTACCACATGTCCACCCTGGCGAAGAACTCCAACGCCTCGGCCATGATGCGCGCCTACGACCTGGGTGCATTCCTTGCGTCCCCGTCCTTCATCCAGTTCCACCCGACGGGCCTTCCGGTCAACTCCGAATGGCAGTCCAAGACCATTCTGATGTCCGAGTCCCTGCGTAACGACGGCCGCATTTGGTCGCCCATCGAGCCGAAGGACGACCGCGACCCGAACTCCATCCCGGAGGAGGAGCGCGACTACTTCCTCGAGCGCCGCTACCCGGCGTTCGGCAACCTGGTGCCTCGCGACGTCGCGTCCCGCGCCATCTCCCAGCAGATCAACAAGGGCCTGGGCGTAGGACCGCTGCACAACTCCGTGTACCTCGACTTCCGCGACTCCATCCAGCACGTGGGCAAGGAGACCATCGAGGAGCGTTACTCCAACCTCTTCGAGATGTACGAAGAGGCCATCGGTGAGGACCCTTACTCCGCACCGATGCGCATCGCGCCAACCTGCCACTTCACCATGGGCGGCCTGTGGACCGACTTCAACGAGATGACCTCCATCGAGGGCCTGTTCGCCGCTGGCGAGTGCTCCTGGACCTACCACGGCGCTAACCGCCTGGGTGCAAACTCGCTGCTGTCCGCATCCGTCGACGGCTGGTTCACCCTGCCGTTCACCGTGCCGAACTACCTGGCCGGCAAGCTGGGGCAGGACAAGCTGGCCGAGGACTCCGCTGAGGCAGCAGCAGCTGTTGAGCGCGCGCAGGCACGCATCGACCGCCTCATGAGCGTGCGCGGCAACGACCCGCACGGCCCGGAGTACTACCACCGCCAGCTCGGCGACATCCTCTACTGGGGCTGTGGTGTTTCCCGTAACGTGGAAGACCTCAAGGTCGCTATCCAGAAGATCCGCGAGCTGCGTCGTGAGTTCTGGGCTAACGTCCGCATCACCGGCGCAGCCGATGATATGAACCAGGTACTCGAGTACGGCCTCCGTGTCGCCGACTACCTGGACCTGGGCGAGCTCATGTGCGTGGACGCCGCCGACCGCGACGAGTCCTGTGGCGCTCACTACCGCGAGGACCACCTCTCCGAGGACGGCGAGGCAGAGCGCGACGACGAGAACTGGTGCTTCGTATCCGCGTGGGAGCCGGGTGCCGCAGAGGGCGAGTTCATTCGCCACGCAGAGCCACTGGAATTTGATTCGATCCCGCTGATGACAAGGAACTACAAGTAA
- a CDS encoding succinate dehydrogenase/fumarate reductase iron-sulfur subunit — MKLTLEIWRQAGPTQEGKFETVQVDDAVEQMSILELLDHVNSGLVEAGKEPFAFASDCREGICGTCGLMVNGRPHGPGQNTPACQQRLTQVKDGDTLKIEPFRSAAYPVIKDMVVDRSALDHVMEQGGFVSINAGNAPDADHLTLNHETAEYALDHAACIGCGACVAACPNGAAHLFTGAKLVHLSLMPLGKHERGERARKMVDDLETNFGHCSLYGECADVCPAGVPLTAVGAVTRERARAAFRGKAD, encoded by the coding sequence ATGAAGCTGACACTTGAGATCTGGCGTCAGGCCGGACCCACCCAAGAAGGCAAGTTTGAAACCGTTCAGGTGGACGACGCCGTAGAGCAGATGTCCATCCTCGAGCTCCTCGACCACGTCAACTCCGGCCTGGTCGAAGCCGGCAAGGAGCCATTCGCATTCGCCTCCGACTGCCGCGAGGGCATCTGTGGCACCTGTGGCCTGATGGTCAACGGCCGCCCGCACGGACCTGGTCAGAACACCCCGGCCTGCCAGCAGCGCCTCACCCAGGTCAAGGACGGCGACACCCTGAAGATCGAGCCATTCCGCTCCGCGGCATACCCGGTCATTAAGGACATGGTCGTCGACCGCTCCGCTCTCGACCACGTCATGGAACAAGGTGGCTTCGTCTCCATCAACGCCGGTAACGCGCCGGACGCTGACCACCTGACCCTCAACCACGAGACCGCAGAGTACGCCCTGGACCACGCCGCCTGCATCGGCTGCGGCGCCTGCGTCGCGGCCTGCCCGAACGGCGCAGCGCACCTGTTCACCGGCGCCAAGCTGGTGCACCTGTCGCTCATGCCGCTGGGCAAGCACGAGCGCGGCGAGCGTGCCCGCAAGATGGTCGACGACCTGGAGACCAACTTCGGCCACTGCTCCCTATACGGCGAGTGCGCCGACGTCTGCCCGGCAGGCGTCCCGCTGACCGCCGTTGGTGCAGTCACCCGCGAGCGCGCCCGCGCTGCTTTCCGCGGTAAGGCTGACTAG